The window GGGCGCTCCGCGAAGGCTTGCTGCTGGACTTCATCGCGCGCCATCGCAAGGGCATCGAGGAGACGGAGCGATTTGCCGACCCGCGCCGGCGCAACGTCGCCCGCTTTGCCCGCCACTTGGGTGAGATCGGCAGGCACGGCCCGCAGGTGGCGCGCCTGGCGCGGCAACTGTTCGACCAGCTCCGGAACGAGCTGTCGGTGCCACCGGACGCGCAAGAGTGGCTCGAGTTTGCCGCACTCCTGCACGACGTCGGTCATCAGATCGGCCACAAGGACCATCAGCATCACTCCTACTACCTCATTACCAAAGGTGAGCTGCTCGGCTTTCGGCGCGAGGAGCTGGAGATCATTGGCCAAATCGCCCGCTACCATCGCAAAGCGGCACCCAAGGATTCCGACGAGGGCTACGCGGCACTGGCGAAGGGCGAACGCCGCACCATCCGCACGTTGAGCGCCATCCTGCGTATTGCGGATGGCCTGGATCGCAGCCACTATAGCGTGGTGCGCGATGTGACTGTCATCCGACGCGGTGAGCGCCTGATCCTGCAACTCTCCACGGAGGGGGACGAGGCGGAGCTGGAGATCTGGGAGGCGCGCCGGCGTGCCGGCCTGCTCGGGGAAGTCCTCGGAGTCGACATCGACTTTCAGGTGGTGTCGCAACGCGAGCACGCTTATGCTGAACGAACGGCATCCGTATCCCGGTAAACTCATTGTCGTCGAAGGCATCGACGGGTCGGGCAAATCCACCCAGCTGGGGTTGCTGCACCGCTGGCTCGTGGCCCAGGGGCACAAGGTCTTCTTCACCGAGTGGAACTCCTCGGAGCTGGTGCGGCGGTCCATCCGCCGCGGCAAAAAGAAGGACCTGCTGACCCCC is drawn from Candidatus Binatia bacterium and contains these coding sequences:
- a CDS encoding Ppx/GppA phosphatase family protein — translated: KNGGDFIQRVKDEVGLRVKVIPGREEARLIYLGVRHAIDLRRQDTLIVDIGGGSVELILTADEKLAAMHSLKLGVTRLSERFPTGDRISGKTLADLESYLAEQLEPTLSQLGKSRVRRVVGTSGTMLNLVSIAGHQRGEPPENHLNNFAVTADELAKVRRTLIKADRDERLRIKGLDGKRVDLIVAGACLADYVVRRLGARELVACTWALREGLLLDFIARHRKGIEETERFADPRRRNVARFARHLGEIGRHGPQVARLARQLFDQLRNELSVPPDAQEWLEFAALLHDVGHQIGHKDHQHHSYYLITKGELLGFRREELEIIGQIARYHRKAAPKDSDEGYAALAKGERRTIRTLSAILRIADGLDRSHYSVVRDVTVIRRGERLILQLSTEGDEAELEIWEARRRAGLLGEVLGVDIDFQVVSQREHAYAERTASVSR